In Rutidosis leptorrhynchoides isolate AG116_Rl617_1_P2 chromosome 6, CSIRO_AGI_Rlap_v1, whole genome shotgun sequence, the DNA window AAAATATGAGTCAATAACATATATCCCCCTATTAAGTGTTAAAATTACATAGATATCCAAGTAAATAAGAAAATTTCAAATATACCCATTTcattaaaaataaataacaaaaccaAACTAACATAACTAAAATTCCAGTTTTgcccatatatatattttgatggATAACAAACTAACTGATTCATTATTCCAATTCAAAATAACATAGCCTTTTCCTCTTCAGTAATTCACCTCTCCATTTCCGTTCCTGCCCCATTTCTTTCACCATTTTGATTCATATCTTTTATTTGAGACATAAAAACAAACCATCCTTCTCCTTCCTGTATGTGACAAAATATAACAATTAGAGAAACCACTTTATATTACAACTCAATAATACTTTGATAACTACTTGTTTCACTACTGTGTAAAATCTAAACTAAATCTAATTAGTTTAATTTCATATCACCTAAGAGGCTAACACTAAAAcgtaattagttaataattcttaaaaatttctATATGTAGAATTAAGGATTTAGTGAATAGGCCTAATACTATATCTAACAACAAGACATATATATAGAAAAAGAATTACTAACTATTGAAAAAGTGACATGCTCGGAGTGCTATTACTTCATTATCGTCCGCTTTGAGTTGTTGAATTCTTCCCACATCTCCTATAACAACATAGGTTCATTAATTAACATTAGCATTACATATCACATCTCCTATAACAACATAACCATTAATTAACATTAGCATTACATATAATTTCAAGGTTTATCTTTGAAAAtgtaaataaaaaggaaaaaagaAATTTATAAACCTTTTACTCGTCGATGGTTGATATGGATCATACCCTTCCAGGGGTGAATTTTTGCATGTCTTATCACGATGGCCATATTGGCCACATCGTGCACATCGTTGTCTTCTTTTAGGCTCGTTAGATGGTACAATTCTCTTTTTTTTTGTCGACCAGGTGGACGTTTAATTATTGGTGGGTATATCTTATCATGTGTTGCTTTCGGCACCCATTGATCTTTTCCTAGCATAGGAGAAATTTCTAGAGCATAAGCCTCTTTGAATTTCTCAACTATAAAATATTGATCAACATGTTTATCCAAACTATCTCTTATGCTAGCAATGAAAGCTGTTGCATGTTTACATGGAAGACCTTTAACCTGCCAAACTCGACAAGTGCACGTTCACTCATTTAATACAACCTCCCATTGTCTCCCCTTGAATTTCACTTGAGCTCGATTATCACTACTTCTAAGAACCTCATATTCACCCAAATTCTACCAAAGAAAAAACATATTAAATAATGGCATAAAAATTTCCTTTTAAACACGATGATTATAACACATGACCTGCATGTTATTttatcttcttgaaaagccatcaaattttattgatgataataatacacATAGTCAAGGGATCAAGATTTCTACAAATATTTATGCTATATCAGCtaagtatttataataatacacatAGTCAGGGATCAAGATTTCTATACCAGCTAAGTATTTATGCTAGATGCTCACCAGTGCATAAATAGATTTCTATAAGAAAACATTATTTGACATTTGTAACTCATTTTATCATTTTCAGATTGTAAAGTGGGAGTTACttgttttaataatataataattataacgcAAGCTACTTACCTTGGAGATATTGTTGATATAACTTTTAGCCATCGGAACTAACGTGCCATTCCACTTTTCCACTAGCTTCCTTTTATTATAAAACCGTACCATAAACTTTTCTCTAATGGCATCTAGTAGATCAAGGACCGGTTGAGAACGCAAGTCACCTATCCAAGAATTAAAAACttctgaaatgttattagtaatgtAATCACACTTAGATATTGTGCCAAACTTGCTCCGGCTCCATATCTTCTTATGGTTCTGATTAAGATAAGTAATTGCCGTTTCTCGTGCGTCAAAGATTTCCTTTAGTAGTTTGTCATGCTCACTAGGACAATAGGTTCGTGCAGCACCCCACAAGTTAGAGCTAAAGAAGTCACCACGAAAGTGTTTCTTAAAATTACTATACAAGTGTCTGATACATTCTCTATGCTCAACGTTAGGATAGACTTGTGTGATTGCTACTTCTAGTCCTTTCTGCATGTCATAGGAGATAACAAGACCATCTGGTACTCCAATTGCTTTTTTGAGTAACTCAAGAAACCACGTCCATGACTTTGTATTCTCGGACTCAAGCACGCCATAGCCTACTGGAAATATCGAATTATTACCATCAACACCCGTGGCAGCAGCTAGTACACCGTTAAATTTACCTTTCAGGTGACAAGCATCAAGAGAAATATAGGGACGGTAACCGGAAAGAAATCCATTAGAACAAGCAGCTAATGAAATAAAAAAACGTAGAAAACATTTCTGACCAGTCGTTGTGTCAAAATCAATGTCAACAACACTTCCGGGATTTCTATTTAGTAGTTCCTCTTTGAAATCATCAAGGTGTATGAAAGAGTCCTCCCACTTACCATACATATCCGTGTAAGCTTGTTCTTTCCCTCTAAAAACTCTCATGTATGGTACCTCAACATTGTAAGTTTTCACAAGCCACCTTCTAAGCTCTGCAACCGAGACATCCATCAGATCTTAGTTTGTCCGTGATTACATCAGCAACCCATCCTTGAGTGGCACACTTGTTACCGCTCATACTGCTTTGAATACAAGTATGTGGTTCTACCAAACTCTTCACCTACAAAAATAGCAAATAAACAATAAAACTTGTTGGACAAAAAAATATCTAGGCTATAGTGTATGCTACGCATATACGAATGAatgatatataataaaactaaatatgGAGACTGTCTTTTAGCACATATATGGATGAATGATATATAATGCATCTACTAATTATGCAACCATCAGATTGCAATTTGAAATTCATAAAACTTTCATATTGCACTTTTAGTTCCACTTTCAAGTCCGCTTAAAATTCATAAATATCACAAATATATGATACAAACTAACATATTGCTCTTTGAAAGTAATCAGTGCAAAAAAGGAGTTACCAGTTTTGAGTTGCAATgatatgaaaacaataacaaattttTTTTACTTGTTACCAATGGCACTTACTAGCAGATTGCAGCCAAAAGATGCACTTTTAAGGACTAATTATAACTCATGTAAACTTGACAAAATCAAACATCTCATATACCGATTTGAAACTTTTCGGGTCTATATTCAATTTGAATTTTTACTTCTTTTAAAAAGGTTAACCATATCTGACTTACTAGCCCCCCAAAGTAGGTCCGAAAGTCATGTTTTAATAATTTTTACAAATTAGTATATTTTCTGATTGACAACTCAAATTTCCATCTCGCTTACCCGGACCAACCAAATTCATGACACGATTCAAAAATGACATTTTGAACGTGTTGGTGACTTCGGTTTATCATATTATGCATACGGGTTAAAATAGGTCCTTATGACCGAAATGGGTCATAATTTTTCATTTCAACAATATACTCAAAACTTATTACATTGCATATGTTTACTTCACAATTTTCTTTAATAAACTATATGCTTACTTGAAAGGTAATCCTATCTTGTAGGATAGAAGCATGAATTCGCCATTTGCACTCGATTTGTTTACACCTTGCTGTGAATCGTGTCGGTTCACTTTTCTCAATAGAGTACTCAAACTCATTTGTTAGTGCATGATGGTTCAAAGCTCTCCTGAAACTAGTCACATTTGGAAACTTTGAATTCTCTTTCAGTTCTGTATTTTTGTTGTTGAGTGAATGAATTTCGGTTTGGTAGTGCACTGTCTCATcttcattatcagtattataaggGCTGTGATAACTTTCTTCATTATCAGTACAATAGTCCGAATCATCTTCGCCTTGTGGTTCATCAGTAAGTTGACATTCACCACTACATCAAATGTACACAATTACTTAACAGTTGAACAATaagtacacatatatacatatgtataaacaTACATATTGACTGACAATACCTTGGTACTAAAAAATGGTTTCCGTGATTATGATTTGTCGTCACGTAAATTGTCAATTCTTTCTCGTTCTGATACATTGCAAGCATTCCCATGAAGTCTTCATCAGAATCGATATCAATGTAAGACTGCTCATTTACGTCATTGTCAACAAATTGAATCGAAAAAACATGATTGCTATTGACTGGATAATGCTTCTTGACTTCTTCGGTTAATTTGTTCAAATTGTATGAACTTGGGTCGATGTAGATAAATTTTTGCGATCCAAAATAGTATCTTCTCCTAGATGAGTTTTTAACCATTCGAAACAAGCCTCCATATTTCAGTTTCAACTTGTACTTTGATGTTACTTGTCTACAAATGAAAATTAAATGAACATATAGCATTACAACTCTACAAAAGAATATATATTGCTCTTAAAATTTGCCTAAACATACTCAATTATAGGTGATTGTGCCATGTTCTCCCATCTTGGTTCCAGATAATCATCAACATCACCATGATGCATCTAAACATAAGCATGAACATAATCAGCATAAAAATTTTTCTTTTGGAAGATTGACACAAAATTAATCAAATGAAAACCATATACAATACAAATTAGTACAGTACCATTTTTTGTTCAATTAAGGCATATTCATACATAATCCACTTAGTCCTGACACCAGTTTTAAGCGAATCagcataaatattaaataaaacaaatTAGATGAGGTTTTTCTATCTATTTAATACATTAGTCTACATAAGCTTTAGCACATCAAGTGATAGTTCGTCACTGTATTTTGCAAAAAAGTATAATACTAAAATCAAATTAATTGTGGATTCTCTTTGTTGACCACTTAAAATTTTAAATGCTAGATAACTTTAATCCTGAACTTCGTCACTTACAACAAGAATACATCAAAACCCAAATCAACAAAAATAATAATTAGGGATTCTAACCTTGAAAAACCTTTGATAAagaagatgaaattggatgaatatgattgATTTTGGAAGTTATTCGCCATATGTAGTTTCTGCTGGAGGGAATCGTGGGCCGTTGAGAAGAAAAAGGGCGGGAGGGATGACGATCAGAGAGGGCTCGATGGTCTTTTAGGTTTTACATAATATAGGATTCACTAAAAGAGGATATGAACGATTGATTTGAGGGTTTATATAGGGTATATgtgatattttattatttaaatggggAAATAAGTGATATTAAAGATTACCAGGGATAAATACGATAATATCTCCAAAAATAAATTTAAAACTCCATAAActgatattttatattatttaaatagTTGTCAGTAATAAGACCAAATCATAGAATAATGTTGTATATTTGTTgacaaaattaaaataaataaaaacataaacaCAAATAACATCATACTTTATACTTTGTTTTTAAACTTTAGATTTTTTtccatataaatatatatgcaaTCAAGTATACCACGTAGGATAGTTTTTAGTGAACCTCTTAAACACAATGTAAAAAACTAATATTGTTAAATCTATACTTTAAGTTAaacaatacttacactttgaatctAAAATAATTTCCATAACCATATCACTAatacatttaaaataataaaaataatacttgcaAATTTTATCCTCCATTCTCTTTACATTGTTGTAGTCCTGTAAGCCCCATAACAAATGTTTCAAATCAGCTCATCTGGTGTTCTTTAACAAATTATTGGGCCCAATGTTCAACAATTACAGCCCAATTATCCATAGTAAATAAGACATGGACAAAATATAATACATACCACATCTAATGTTGCTTAATAGTATCAACATAATTATTGTAACTCCTATCAACTCCATTATAGCAACAGTAGCAAATAAGATCCAAATTAAGAATACAGGTGCAAAAATGATCCACAATCAAGCAGCAACAATAACTATGATCCATAACTGCTACGCAGATATAAACATGACCCATATCCAAAAACAACAATTTTGACCCATTCCAACATAATAGTAGTTCTGATAACCCGCAATCTTAATAGTAACAACATAATCATTGTAACTCCTATCAACTCTGCCCAAATCATCAATTAGTAATTTGAGCAAGACATACCTGACCCAACTCATCATCATAGTAACAAAGCAGGAAAAAAATTCAATTCATACAGACAACTTACATTGAGAAATTTAAATATTGCCAGCAAATAATTGGGTgagctgtgacgccccgtacaaaatcaacgtgtacggatcatcaacaacaggtccattacacggtacaatactacatggtgttttaaaacaagttttgcattcatgaaaaggtgacgtctttgccaacgtcaaatgttttacaaagataacgtgcttctacgaatagaaagcattaacataagtacgtgacacaaaggtcattacaaagccattgttcaaatgtaacataagttgtgaatgtaaagtataagttccatgattgagacatctctaagtaatgcagcggaagtctaacacagcgagtctgtaacagcaagtctatttcatgacccgtcctaatccatctggacgaatacattacatttggttacatcgcgaggtacttgacctctatatgatacattttacaaacattgcattcatttttgaaaagacaatctttcattacaacgaaagttgacggcatgcataccatttcataatttatgcactataattgacttaataataatcttgatgaactcaacgactcgaatgcaacgtcttttgaaatatgtcatgaatgactccaagtaatatctctaatatgagcaaatgcacagaggaagatttctttcatacctgagaataaacatgctttaaagtgtcaaccaaaaggttggtgagttcattagtttatcataaacaatcattttcatcattttaatagaccacaagaatttcatttccagttgtcataaatatacgtcacatgcatagagacaaaaatcattcatgtggattgaacacctggtaaccgacattaacaagatgcatataagaatatcccctatcattctgggaaatccattggacatgataaaaacaacatcgaagtactaaagcatccgctccaacggatgaggttcgttaggcccaatagatctatctttaggattcgtgttaattagtagatcggtttactaattcttaggttaccaagcaaaaaggggcatattcagcttcgatcattcaaccatataatgtagtttcgattacttgtgtctatttcgtaaaacatttataaaaattgcgcatgtattctcagcccaaaaatataaagggtaaaaaggcaaatgaaactcacctattgtattttgtagtaaaaatacatatgactatattgaacaattgtagggttgaccttggattcacgaacctatatcatttgcatatatatatattaaaacaaatactcataatcaaacaagtgtatacatattattttatgttttaagattaatattcttatatatatataattttattaatacttactttacattatgTTATTTAATTCCATATTTAATTAAGGTTATTGGTTAAAATGAAaatttatgtagtattagtatatatacatatatatattttgttttgtaaaattatcaattgtggtaatactagtttaagaataataataattctgataatagtaattttaataaaaatggtaattttactaaaaattgataaattaaaaataatagttttagcaaaaatagtatttttaatagtaatggtaagtttaataataactattgttttaatagaaattttaatgtttgtataattaataatactaaaattaatgtttaAAGGGTACTCCAAgtatactaattttaatgataatgatacttaatctccttagtaataataataactatacatatGATAAGAATGCTAATATTGATGATGATTATAATTtgcatattaatactattaatacaaAATGATCATACTTGGTACtaattttaatggtaataatattatttgtattaatgatagtaataataataataacattataacactaactagtaacaataacaatattaccaataacaataataatttataataacaataataataatattaataataataataataataataataataataataataataataattgaaataaaaataaagtgtatacccttttaagGCTTTTTCCTAAAGAGAATGCTCTAGATGAGGCTCGATCCTCCGACCTCTCATTAACCCATCAACACCTCAACCCATTGAACCATTTCTTTTTATTTGATTAATACCCATTCGAATTTCACTTAAACTATCTTACTGTTTTCCCTTTTACTTCTTGAAAACATAACGGCCAGGGATCAACCAGTGTAACAAATTGATTTTTAGGATTTTTGTGACAAAACATAAACGCGTATAATGGTTACTTCGAATTAACAATCACTAGAATaactaaaaaaaagaaaaaaaatttactcCTCAAGAACCGCTGCTACTGTCACGGTCttcttcttcaaaaaaaaaattgattttgtaaTTGAGAAAGTTTTAGCTCTAAATTCCTACACGGAAATTGTTTTAAAACTTTCTTATAATCTTTCTCAATCCTCAATTTCACTTAATTCGTAACACGAACTTCGAATTTAAATGAAGAACGTGGTTTGACTTTTTATTCTAaaatctttgacttcgaaattctcgaTCGTTTCTTCGAATTAGCTTTCGTAAATTTGAAGAAAGTTTCAAGCAACGAAATAGAATGTTTCTGCATTCTCACTTTTCTTCAATTTGTTTTGAATCAATTTGAAGGTTAAATGGgtttaagaagaaaaaaaatatatgaaggCTGTTGTTATTTAATTAACTTTCTGTTTGAATTTCAATAGCAGCGGACGGTTCATGTATTGCAATTATATGAGTGATTACAGCTATACTAATTAATCACGATTATTTGTAGGATCGACATAGTTCACGGGTAGAAGAAGGACATGAGAAAAAGAAGAAAACAACAAAAATTTTAGAATCTGATTGATATTCATTACGCGTATTAAtcagtttttattaatattaataatgattaaatatatctaatataatactgaatatttattagtaataataaaaatactaataataatattaaatgttaaaaatgattaataatgtcAGTAAAAGTAatgcacataataataataataatattaaagatactAATGTTAGAATAATATTTATAAGAATAATGAGgatgatattaataaaaatgataactttttagtaatcatgttaatatttataattttaatcactCTTATTTTAATGTTTgtaattaaaatctttattttgacTATTAAcatcttaaaattataattataacagtaataataatattaatgataatatttgtatctatcaaattatatatctatatgttatatatttaatataatgatattaaaaatactaatgttgCTATCATATTGAGAGTGGTAATAATATTATCTtagtaactatattttaaattcaaaatttaatttaatatcttaatattatttattattaattatgtaatataatatattatatattatataataacatatactgaatatttaatatttacacattttatacataatattatgtaatcgtgtttgcatattagttatatcatgtaaatatgaatacataaataatattttatatgtataatcattatatatctatttactatattagttgttcgtgaatcgtcgaaattggtcgaggttcaattgaattcatgtaaacagttccaaaattttaagactcaactttacagactttgcttatcgtatcggaatcattcaaagattaagtttaaatttgatcagaaatttccgggtcgtcacagtacctacccgttaaataaatttcgtctcgaaatttaattgggatggtcatgactgacaataagtatgttttcatgacgcatactagttgaaaattaaagttttatcattatcgagtaatatagacaaaacaatttgattatcgaggagtacgaatgaaactatcacaaaaaagtgaaatgagtaaataaagtttcatcttaacttttgacattgtcctggttgaattccggaattcaagggatataaagaaaatcttcgaaatctaaaagatttgattcttcggcgaataagaaaattaagatctctataattaaatacggtgatctgcctcgattactctgtatgatatttctattataaattaaactctttcgttccattattctcagcattcctatactttctttcttagttcatacatccaaaagattgtgaaaatgcttaatccagttctaatccttgatatttttctaattatcatttctgtcatccttcttttcaatcttccacaaggaaaatctatttacttctattattgccttggggtgatactattcttaattttacCGTATCTTcatgttgctattcgtattaatatccacggtttataactttcgtgttgttattaggctttatattttctcttatattttggagctctatgcctttttattatcctcccgacctctagtaaagcgagtaacgatccagaatttgtaagtatggaatttcggataaacatcatgttctaaataagaaagaatgtattagcacgatttgatttgtcaaattaccagaatcactgagaatagaactatcaagaatatattttcttgatatgttcagaagataAGCAAAATGAAAGggctatgtaacatggcacatgatgacgttatgatctgtgaatcatcacgttccaatagaaactcagcatgacctactgtaatataatcacgttgatcaagtgtcattatattatactaactcatgcttcagttcccaacactacttcaataacattcatattttaaattcgaaggtttcagaatttagaaactaaaacagtttcttttatgtggtaatacagataatgcggaaagataattaatatcggacgagaatatttatgaagatattttcagaaatattgaggatatttataatgaaagatacgataatatcttttaattctacaatcaaaatgtgatgaataaattcattcacaatgatttagaacaattacggaacaaggtatttgctaaagatttcatcagaaatagaatcatctggatctttatgtacaagtttagtccttgtgatttgttcagagtctccttcatggtttgctcaattcgtttttcagtatcaaaatttttgagctttttcaacactccattctttatcatcaaacttttgactgttaaggcagttttcagtttttgctacttcattcagctttttcgtaAGTCAGagaattgattcgtagactggttgcttttcaggatttcagaattGTAgtacataattctaggagataaatattaaatgtatacatataactgttgatgtagaaacgctgcgagattcgaaatactgattactgattctcggtaattgatatggcaattatcgttacaagatgcagataagtatatgatagggttttaatggacagatataatggtttttcggagggactcaagccaatgagtaatgaagttgctggtaagtttactgctaatgtggtggactataaacggttctccggtaacgatgatgaaaggtaaacttatatatcaaagttataataagacttattcgaatgaaaggtcgatgttaatttgctggagctgtgacaaaattggctaatttgaaaaggaattgttgaaaggacccgttcatatacattataaacgattcacaatagttgattacattgcgaggtatttgacctctatatgatacattttacaaacattgcattcgtttttaaaagacaatctttctttacatcgaaaattgacaggcatgcataccatttcataatatccactatccaactataaattgatttaataataatctttgatgaactcaatgactcgaatgcaacgttcttcgaaatatgctatgaaagactccaagtaatatctttaaaatgagcaaatgcacagcagaagatttctttaacacctgagaataaacatgctttaaagtgtcaaccaaaaggttggtgagttcattagtttatcataatcatttatttccatcattttaatagaccacaagaatttcatttccagttctcataaatatacgtcccatgcatagagacaaaaataatcattcatatggtgaacatctggtaaccgacattaactagatacatataagaatatcccctatcattccgggatcctccttcggacatgatataaatttcgaagtactaaagcatccggtactttggatggggtttgttaggcccaatagatctatctttaggattcgcgtcaattagggtgtctgttccctaattcttagattaccagactttaataaaaaggggcatattcgatttcgataattcaaccatagaatgtagtttcaattacttgtgtctattttgtcaaacatttataaaagcgcatgtattctcagtcccaaaaatataaagggtaaaaaggcaaatgaaactcaccatactgtatttcgtagtaaaaataaatataacgtcattgaacaagtgcaaggttggcctcggattcacgaacctaaattaattatatatttatgtgttggtcaatatttgtctaacaaattaggtcaagtcatagtgtaccacaatcctaatgctcgagactaatatgcaaaagtcaacaaaagtaaatttgactcaaaataatttccaaaaatctatacatgattaatatatagtttaaatatcgtcgttttatatttttaaatatttttaaaagatttattagagtaaataatataatttatttattaataaataaaattttatattaaatttatataataaaatatacttttatatatattaagtaataaaatttatagggttcatttaatatcataaagataatatgataggtattattaaagtaagttattacacgtagtaaaatatgtttgtatcacatatttatttgataaaataatatctataatgatagtaagtaaatgttgtattattttgtaataataattattattataaaaatatcaatatttataattactaagatgacattatgataaaacgataattctaattatgataactttaatatttatgataatttttaatattatctttaaaataataattctatttaaaataataataataatgatattttatagtaacaatgacatttctattaaaatgataatttttgttaaaattatagttttaatactaacgatacttttaataataatagtaatgataaaaataataagaacgataattttatctaaatcaatatcttataatattttaattttatcatgatattcttacccattatttcctaatcgtttcgtttaatagcttttaatcgtcttttatatcgtgttcataataatgataataatagtaatcaaaataattaggtgttacaaatatttgttttaattacattaatattaataatgatagttactataacattattaacaataatactaataattatcttaatgataatatagtaataataataataacaataacaataaccatttttaaataatgatatatatattaataatgataataataataataataccaataataataataataataataataataataataataataataataataataataataataataataataattggataataataataatactaattataactttaacgataata includes these proteins:
- the LOC139853761 gene encoding uncharacterized protein produces the protein MRVFRGKEQAYTDMYGKWEDSFIHLDDFKEELLNRNPGSVVDIDFDTTTGQKCFLRFFISLAACSNGFLSGYRPYISLDACHLKGKFNGVLAAATGVDGNNSIFPVGYGVLESENTKSWTWFLELLKKAIGVPDGLVISYDMQKGLEVAITQVYPNVEHRECIRHLYSNFKKHFRGDFFSSNLWGAARTYCPSEHDKLLKEIFDARETAITYLNQNHKKIWSRSKFGTISKCDYITNNISEVFNSWIGDLRSQPVLDLLDAIREKFMVRFYNKRKLVEKWNGTLVPMAKSYINNISKNLGEYEVLRSSDNRAQVKFKGRQWEVVLNE